In a single window of the Pseudomonadota bacterium genome:
- the amrS gene encoding AmmeMemoRadiSam system radical SAM enzyme codes for MQEALFYDKLEGRKVQCRLCRHRCIIANGKRGICAVRENIQGILYSLVYNMPCSYHVDPIEKKPLFHCFPGSKAFSIATAGCNFQCLHCQNHEISQAPKDGENISGQIMTPEQVVELALQTGCRNISYTYTEPTIFYEYAFDIAKLAKEKGICNSFVTNGYIEEEPLVAIRPYLDAANIDLKGFSETFYRKICGAKLSRVLDSIKLYKKLGIWIEITTLIIPGHNDSEAELKAIAQFIKKELGAETPWHVSAFYPTYKLLDAPGTPPKALHRAREIGLEEGLRYVYEGNIPGSEGENTYCYNCRRPVILRYGFSISDYHIKDSACQFCGAVIDGIGL; via the coding sequence ATGCAAGAAGCTTTATTCTATGATAAATTAGAAGGCAGGAAAGTTCAATGCAGGCTGTGCAGGCACAGATGCATTATTGCCAACGGCAAACGCGGGATATGCGCTGTCAGGGAAAACATACAGGGTATTCTGTATTCCCTCGTATATAATATGCCCTGCTCTTACCATGTTGACCCCATAGAAAAAAAACCCCTTTTTCACTGCTTCCCCGGTTCCAAGGCATTCTCCATTGCTACTGCAGGATGTAATTTTCAATGTCTTCACTGCCAGAACCATGAAATATCCCAGGCACCAAAGGATGGAGAAAACATTTCAGGTCAAATAATGACCCCGGAACAGGTTGTGGAACTTGCATTGCAGACAGGCTGCAGGAATATATCATACACATATACCGAGCCGACAATATTCTACGAATACGCCTTTGATATTGCAAAGCTTGCAAAGGAAAAAGGTATCTGCAACAGCTTCGTAACAAACGGATATATTGAGGAAGAGCCTCTTGTTGCAATCCGCCCGTATCTTGATGCTGCGAATATTGACCTTAAGGGATTCAGTGAAACATTTTACAGGAAAATTTGTGGTGCTAAACTATCCCGTGTCCTCGACTCGATAAAGCTATATAAAAAGCTTGGTATCTGGATAGAAATTACAACGCTCATCATCCCAGGGCACAATGACAGCGAAGCGGAATTAAAGGCTATAGCGCAATTTATTAAAAAGGAGCTTGGCGCTGAAACACCCTGGCATGTGAGCGCCTTTTACCCGACATACAAACTGCTCGATGCGCCGGGAACCCCACCAAAAGCCCTTCACAGGGCTCGTGAGATCGGTCTTGAAGAAGGACTCAGGTATGTCTATGAAGGCAATATCCCCGGATCGGAAGGTGAAAACACATACTGCTACAACTGCAGAAGACCTGTTATACTGCGATACGGCTTCAGCATTTCCGATTACCATATAAAGGACAGCGCCTGCCAGTTTTGCGGCGCTGTTATTGACGGTATAGGTTTATAG